The segment AATGTCAAAATATGACGTGGCAATAATGGGGCTATATCTTCGCGAAATTCTTTATTTTTTAGTTTTGCTTCCATATTACTCAAAAATGACTCTTGAGAAATAGCACGCTGTTCATATCGCATATATTCTAGAAAACAGCGTATTATTTCATCCTTATTCAAACCATCAATCGTAGTAAGCGCGGTATAAAGATCATACAAATCACGGCCCTTCCGACGCTGATAGAGTGCACGCAACTTTGTACCCAATAATTCTTCAATACGATATGATCGCACTAGAGCAGTACCAGAATGCCATGATGAGGTACTCACAAATTCATAATCTTGAAATCCAAGAATAGAAAAATGCTCACGCGTATTAATTTCAAGCTTTAATCGCAAAACCAAACCCTCTTCACTTGTCGTTTTATAGGTAAGAGTTGCGCCTGCTTTGGTACCATCATATGTTGGTTTACCAAGTAAGGGATCCATTATTTCTCTAATAATGGTGAGCGTGGGTCCAATAGGACCTGTCGTTATTTGAACGAGATCAATATCTTCTGAATACCGTGATGCTGGCTTAAAAATAAGCTTGTTTAATGCTGTGCCACCACGAAAGGCCAAGGTTTCTTTAAGAATGGGATGGGTGTATAGTTTAAGTAGCATTGTCGTTAAAAGCAAATCTTGCTCTACTTGTTGTAAGTTGCCCCAAGGCACATTTTCTGTCCATTCTAAAATATAGTTTCTTGGTATCATGCTACCTCCAACGAATCATTGATAATAATTTTCCAACGACTACTTCTTGGGCCTTCTTTGATGTGATAATCAGGCCGAAGTGAAACGTACTCAATTTTGCGTTCTAGTAAACGGTTCTCAATAATTTGTGCTAATCCATGCAGTGCCATAATTTCAAGAATATATCCTAAACGCTGAAGTGCTGATTCATTAGACTCAATTTTTATTATCTGGTCGAACAAAACAAAGTCGCATTCTTCTGCAAGAACTTTTATAACAACAGCCGCATTACTTAAATACCCTGCAACTTTATAAAACTTCACTAAATCAACAATAGTTTGCTCTTTGGTAGAAACATTTACATAGCCTGTTGCTACTTTCATGCTAGTCTTTGCTGCAAGAGAACAATGCTTAGATACATGAAATTCTATACTACTACGTTCTAAGGTTATACTCTTCATCATTTTATCGGTAATTACTTGTAAGACCATAGGCTGTTGCTCAGTTGCCCCATAAAAAGCTGCTGCGCTTAAAAGGCCTATATAATATTCACGCTCAAGATACTGCATTAAAGGTCCGACAATCCAATTGGGCGGCAGAGAACCAAGATGGTAATATTCAGGCGAAATGATCATATAAAAATCGCCTAAGAGCCTTTTTATAGCCTTCTTTTTCGAAAGCCTATAGGCCTGATAGCGGAACTTGTTTTGATCAAGCCCCAACGCGGATATCGCTTCTTGCTTCAAGAAGAAAAATTTGCCACGAGCAAG is part of the Candidatus Dependentiae bacterium genome and harbors:
- a CDS encoding nucleotidyl transferase AbiEii/AbiGii toxin family protein codes for the protein MIPRNYILEWTENVPWGNLQQVEQDLLLTTMLLKLYTHPILKETLAFRGGTALNKLIFKPASRYSEDIDLVQITTGPIGPTLTIIREIMDPLLGKPTYDGTKAGATLTYKTTSEEGLVLRLKLEINTREHFSILGFQDYEFVSTSSWHSGTALVRSYRIEELLGTKLRALYQRRKGRDLYDLYTALTTIDGLNKDEIIRCFLEYMRYEQRAISQESFLSNMEAKLKNKEFREDIAPLLPRHILTFDPDAAYEQVRQHLLEKL